ATCAGCAAAATCGTCGAGGTGTTCGATTTCTTCTGCTGGCGGCGGCGGTCCGGACGGTCGTCGTAGCTGTTGTAGCCGTAGCCGCCGTCGTCCGGGTTCATCGGGGGCAGCATGGACGTGGCCTGGGCGTCCGTGGAGCGCAGCGCCGTGGTGGCCTGGTCGTCCGGGTAGCCGCCGTAGCCCACGGAGCCCATGGCGGCCGTGGCGGCGACGGGCTGGCCGTCGAGGCAGGCCTCGATGTCCTGGCGCATCTCGTCGGCGGACTGATAGCGGTAGTCCGGGTCCTTGACCAGTGCCTTCAGGACGATCGCGTCCATCTCGGGCGTGATCTCGGGGTCGAAGACCGACGGCGGCTGCGGCTCCTCGCGTACGTGCTGGTACGCGACCGCGACCGGGGAGTCGCCCACGAAGGGCGGACGCACGGTCAGCAGCTCGTAGAGGAGGCAACCGGTCGAATAGAGGTCCGAGCGCGCGTCGACCTGCTCGCCCTTTGCCTGCTCCGGGGAGAGGTACTGGGCGGTGCCGATGACCGCGGCGGTCTGCGTCATCGTCATGCCGGAGTCGCCCATGGCGCGGGCGATGCCGAAGTCCATGACCTTGACCTGGCCGTTGCGCGTCAGCATGACGTTGGCCGGCTTGATGTCGCGGTGGACGATTCCGGCGCGGTGGGAGTACTCGAGGGCCTGGAGGATGCCGATGGTCATCTCCATGGACCGCTCGGGGAGCAGTCTGCGGCCCGAGTGCAGCAGCTCGCGCAGCGTGGACCCGTCGACGTACTCCATCACGATGTACGGGATGGAGATGCCCTCGATGTAGTCCTCACCCGTGTCGTACACGGCGACGATCGCGGGATGGTTGAGCGAGGCGGCCGACTGGGCCTCCCGGCGGAACCGGGCCTGGAACGACGGATCGCGTGCGAGGTCGGCTCGCAGCGTCTTCACCGCCACGGTGCGGCCGAGCCGGGTGTCATGGGCGAGATGTACCTCCGCCATGCCACCACGGCCGAGCACCTGGCCCAGCTCGTACCGGCCGCCGAGGCGACGCGGCTCTTCCATAGCTACCTACCAGCCCTCTCCGTCGGTCCCGACCGCACGCATGTGTGGTCCGGCGGTGTGCCGTCCGGGCATACCGTACCCGGCTCGGCTTCTGTGACCTGGCCAAGCCCGTCACCCGATACAGGACCGGTATCGCAACGTGCACCGATGTGAAGGGGACGTGACAGGGGTCACTTCTTGCTGTCGATGACTGCCTTCATCACGCTCCTCGCGATGGGGGCGGCGAGACCACCACCCGTGATGTCTCCACGGTTCGCGGCGCCGTCCTCGACCACGACGGCCACGGCGACCGGCGAGCTGCCGTCGGGGAGCTTGGCATACGAGATGAACCACGCGTACGGCTTCTCGCTGTTCGCGACGCCGTGCTGGGCGGTACCGGTCTTGCCGCCCACGGTGACGCCGGAGATCTGCGCCTTGGTACCCGTGCCCTCCTTGACGACCGTCTCCATCATCGACTGCAGGATCTGGGCGTTCGACTGGGAGAGCGGCTGGCTCATCTTCTGCGGGTCGGTCTGCGAGATGACGTCCAGGTTCGGGGCCTGCAGCTTGTCGACCATGTACGGCTTCATGAGCGTGCCGTTGTTGGCGACGGCGGAGGCCACCATGGCCATCTGCAGCGGGGTCGCGGCGGTCTCGAACTGGCCGATGGAGCTGAGCGCGGTGTGCGGCTTGTCCATCGACTTGGGGAAGACGGAGGCGTTGGAGCGCACCGGCGTGAGCTGCTCGGAGTTGAAGCCGAACTTCTCGGCCTCCGCGAGCATCTTGTCCGTGCCGAGGTCCGCGCCGATCTTGCCGAAGACCGTGTTGCAGGACACCTTGAGCGCCACGCGCATGGTGGCGTTCTTGCAGGGGATGTTCCCCTCGTTCTTCAGCTCGGTGGTGGTGTTCGGCAGGGTGTACGGCAGCGGCGAGTCCGTGTTCTCGTCCGCGGACTTGTACAGGCCGTTCTCCAGCGCCGCCGCCGCGGTGACCACCTTGAAGGTGGAGCCCGGCGGGTAGGTCTCGCGCAGCGCCCGGTTGAGCATCGGCTCGTCGGGGTTGTTCTTCTTCTGGAGCTTGTTCCAGGCCTTCTCGTCGCTCCCGGAGGTGCCGGCGAAGGTCGAGGGGTCGTAGGACGGGGTCGAGGCCAGCGCCAGGATCGCGCCGGTCTGCGGGTTGATCGCGGCGACGGCTCCCTTGCCCCGGCTCAGCAGGCCCTCGTAGGCGGCCTTCTGCGCGGCGGCGTTGAGGGTGGTGACGACGTTGCCGCCCTGCTTCTTCTTGCCCGTGATCATGTCGAGGGTGTTGCGGAAGAAGAGCCGGTCGTCGTTGCCGGTGAGGATGCCGTCGTCCAGCTTCTCCAGCTGGGAGGCGTCGAAGGCCTGCGAGGCGTACCCGGTGACCGGCGCCCACATGGGGCCGTCCTTGTAGGTGCGCTTGTACTCGAAGTCGTTGATGCCGTTCTTCGTCGACTTGGTGGCCCCGGTGATCGGGTTGCCGTCGACGATGATGTCGCCGCGCGGAGTGGCGTACCGCTCGATGGCGACGCGGCGGTTGTTCGCGTTGGTCCGCAGGCTGTCCGCCTGGACGTACTGGACGTAGTTGTCGCGGATGAGCAGGGCGAGGACGAGGAGCCCGCAGAAGATCGCGATCCGGCGCAGGGGCTTGTTCACGGGCGGACCACCTGGGTCATCTCGGCGTCGGGGCTGGGGGCGGGCGCGGGGGCCGGGCGGCGGGCGGTGTCGCTGATTCTGATGAGGATGCCCATCAGCGCCCAGTTGGCGATGACGGAGGAGCCTCCGTAGGCCACGAACGGCATCGTCATACCGGTGAGCGGGATCAGGCCCATGACGCCACCCGCGACGACGAAGACCTGGAGCGCGAAGCCGCCGGAGAGGCCGACGGCGAGGAGCTTGCCGAACGGGTCGCGGGCCGCGAGCGCCGTACGGATGCCGCGCTCCACGATCAGGCCGTAGACGACCAGGATCGCCATGATCCCCGCGAGGCCCAGTTCCTCGCCGAAGCTGGCGAGGATGAAGTCGGAGTTGGCGGCGAACCGGATGAGTTCGGAGTGGCCCTGTCCCCATCCGGTGCCGAGCGTGCCGCCGGAGCCGAAGGCCCAGAGGGCCTGCATGGACTGCTCGGTGTGGCCGCCGACGCCCTGCCTGCTCAGCGTGAACTCGTGCATGGGGTCGAGCCAGGCCTGGACGCGCTGCTGGACGTGCGGCTCGAAGGAGGCGACGCCGACCGCGCCGGCCGCCGACATCAGCAGACCGAAGACGATCCAGCTGGTCCGCTCCGTGGCGACGTACAGCATGATCACGAACATGCCGAAGAACAGCAGCGAGGTACCGAGGTCGGTCTCGAAGACCAGGATCAGGATGGAGACGAACCAGACGACCAGGATCGGGCCGAGGTCGCGGCCGCGCGGCAGGTAGAGGCCCATGAAACGGCGGCTGGCGAGGGCCAGCGCGTCGCGCTTCACCATGAGGTAGCCGGCGAAGAAGACCGCGAGGATGATCTTCGCGAACTCACCGGGCTGGAGAGTGCCCAGACCGGGGATCGAGATCCAGATCTTGGCGCCGTAGATGTTGGCGCCGAGACCGGGGACCAGCGGCAGCAGGAGCAGGATCAGCGCGCCGAACATGGAGATGTAGGTGTAGCGCTGCAGGACGCGGTGGTCCTTCAGGAAGATCAGCACGGCGACGAACAGACCGATGCCCAGCGCGGTGTACATCAGCTGGCGGGGTGCCGCCTGAACGAAGTTGGGCAGCGACTGGAGCAGCTTCGACTGGTCGAGGCGCCAGATCATCACCAGGCCGAGGCCGTTGAGCAGCGTCGCCAGCGGCAGCAGCAGCGGGTCGGCGTACGGCGCGAACTTGCGGACGCCGAGATGGGCGACGCCCGCGATCAGGCCGAGGCCGAGGCCGTAGCTCAGCAGGCCGGCCGGCACCTTCTCATCGATGGCCAGGCCCACGTTGGCGTACGCGAAGACCGGGATGAGAACGGCGAACACCAGCAGCGCCAACTCGGTGTTGCGGCGGCTCGGTGTGCCGATCGAACCGATGGTCGATGTGTGGTGCGTCGGCGTGTTCGTACTACTGCTCATGGTGTGACAGGGCCCCTCACGGCTTCTTACTGCTTACCGCACAGCGAGACCAGCTTCTGCTCCTCGTCGGAGAGGCTGGGGCCGGGTGTGGGAGTGGCTGCGGCGGAGGTGGACGGTTTCGAAGACGGTGCCGAGCTGGATGGGTTCGGCGTCGCGGACGGGCTGGACGTGGCCTTGGACGTCCGAGTGGTGGTTGTGGTTCCCGTGGTTCCACCTGCCTGGCCCGTGCCGGTCTTCGTGCTGTTCTGGCTGTCGACGGCGCGGCGCTCGGCGTCCTTCTTGCACGCGGAGGCCTGTGTGGCGAGCTCGCCGATCTTCTTCTGGGCGTCCTGGAGGCCGCCCTCCGTGATCGTCGCCTTGACCTGCTTCTGCTGGTACGGCGGCAGGTACTTGAGTTCGATCTCGGGGTGATCCTTCTCCACCTTCGAGAGCGAGACCCAGGCCAGGTCCTGGCTGATCCCGCGGTACAGCGCGACGTGCTGGTCCTGGGCGCCGACGTAGTACTGGGTCTGCGTCCACCGGTAGCCGCCGTACAGACCGCCGCCGATGACGGCGAGGGCCAGCGCGCTGTAGAGGGATCTCTTCAGCCACTTGCGTCCCGCGCTCGGCTTGACGAAGTCCTCGTCGGAGTAGTCGCCGTAGCCGCCCGTGGAGACATACCCGGTGGTGTCGCCGCTGCCGGGCGGGCCGAACTCGCCGCCACCGCCCTGTCCGGGCACCGGACGGCCGAGACTGGAGGCGCGGCCCGCGGGGGTCTGCATGGCGCCGTTGTCGTGCAGCTGGTGCTGGTGCTGGTTCTCGGCGACCGCGCCGACCACGACCGGGGTGTCGGAGAGCTGGACGGCGAGGGTGTCGCCGGAGTCGATGTCGAGGACGTCGGCGACGATGACGGTGATGTTGTCGGGGCCGCCGCCGCGCAGCGCGAGCTCGATGAGGTTCTGGACGGTCTCCTGCGGGCCCTGGTAGCTGGCGAGGGTGTCCTCCATCGTCTGATGGGAGACGACGCCGGACAGGCCGTCGGAGCAGATCAAGTAGCGGTCGCCGGCGCGGACTTCGCGGATGGAGAGGTCCGGCTCGACGTGGTCGCCGCTGCCCAGCGCGCGCATCAGGAGGGAGCGCTGCGGGTGGGTGGTGGCTTCCTCCTCGGTGATGCGGCCCTCGTCGACGAGGCGCTGCACCCACGTGTGGTCCTGGGTGATCTGCGTGAGGACGCCGTCACGCAGGAGGTACGCGCGCGAGTCGCCGACGTGCACGAGGCCGAGGCGCTGACCGGTCCACAGGAGCGCGGTGAGGGTGGTCCCCATGCCCTCCAGCTGGGGGTCCTCCTCGACCATCATCCGCAGCTGGTCGTTGGCACGCTGTACGGCGGTGCCCAGCGAGGTGAGGATGTCGGAGCCCGGGACGTCGTCGTCGAGCGCGACGATGGTGGAGATCACCTCGGAGGAGGCGACCTCACCGGCGGCCTGGCCGCCCATACCGTCGGCGATCGCGAGCAGGCGGGGACCGGCGTAACCGGAGTCCTCGTTGCCCTCGCGGATCATGCCTTTGTGCGATCCGGCGGCGAAGCGCAGTGACAGACTCATGCGCACCTCGCCCGTCGGCTCCGGGTACATCCGCACGGTGCCCACCCTCCGGTCGGGAGCGCGCCGGGGTCCGTCGTGTGGACCGCTGCTGCGTGCTCGCTCCGCTCGCTCATTGTCGTACTACTTCCGCAGCTCGATGACGGTCTTGCCGATGCGGATCGGCGCGCCCAGCGGAACGGGCGTGGGAGTCGTCAGTCGGCTTCGGTCGAGATACGTGCCATTGGTGGAGCCGAGGTCCTCGACGATCCACTGGCCGTCCCGGTCCGGGTAGATCCTGGCATGGCGGCTGGACGCGTAGTCGTCGTCCAGCACGATGGTGCTGTCGTGCGCGCGGCCCAGGGTGATGGTCTGCCCCTGCAGCGCGACGGTCGTGCCCGTGAGAGTGCCTTCGGAGACGACCAGCTTGGTGGGTGCGCCGCGGCGCTGTCGGCCACCGCCGCCGCTCGGCGGCGCCGCTTGCTGGCGCTGCGGAGGTGGTGTGGCCTGGCGCGCGGCCTGCTGCGGCCTGGAGGCGTCCCTGCGCGAGCCGCGCTGTGTGACGCGCGTTCCGAACAGGTCGCTGCGGATGACCTGCACGGCCACGATCACGAACAGCCACAGTACGGCCAGGAAACCCAGCCGCATGACCGTGAGGGTCAGCTCTGACATTGCCCCCGCTTCACCCTTCGGCTTGCCGGTAAATGATGGTGGTGCTGCCCACGACGATCCGCGAGCCGTCGCGGAGCGTAGCGCGGGTGGTGTGCTGCCCGTCCACCACGATGCCGTTGGTGGATCCGAGATCCTGGATCGTCGAGGGCGTTCCGGTCCGGATCTCACAGTGCCGGCGCGATACGCCGGGGTCGTCGATCCGCACGTCGGCTTCGGTGCTGCGACCCAGCACCAGCGTCGGGCGGGAGATCTGATGGCGGGCGCCATTGATCTCGATCCAGTGCCGCATGCGGCCGCCGGCCGCCGGGCCCGGAGCCGCGCCGGGCCGGGAGCCCATCGGCGTGGGGCCGGGGCGCACGCCGGGCGGCGGCGCGGACGGCATCGGAGGAGCGCCCGTGGGACCCGCGCTCGGCGCGGCAGCCGGATAGCCGTAGCCACCGGGCCGGCCGGGAGGCGGGCCCGCCGGGGCGCGCTCGGGGGCCTGCTGGTCGGTGGAGGAGGCGAGTGTACGGCTGCGCACCCGGTAGAGACCGGTGTCGAGGTCGTCCGCCTTCTCCAGGTGGACCTTGATGGGGCCCATGAAGGTGTAGCGCTGCTGCTTGGCGTAGTCGCGCACCATCCCGGCGAGTTCGTCACCGAGCTGGCCGGAGTAGGGGCTGAGGCGCTCGAAGTCCGGCGTGCTCAGCTCCACGATGAAGTCGTTGGGTACGACGGTCCGGTCGCGGTTCCAGATCGTGGCGTTGTTGTCGCACTCGCGCTGCAGTGCTCCGGCGATCTCCACGGGCTGGACCTCGGACTTGAACACCTTGGCGAAGGTGCCGTTGACCAGACCTTCGAGACGCTGCTCGAACTTCTTCAGGACTCCCATGGGGCACCTCCTCCTTCGTAGCCGTCCTGGTTCTGCCTGCTGTCCATGTCGTGCTGCGTACGGCCCGCCGTGTCGTACGGCCTGCCGCAGTCGTCCTGGTCCTGCTGGTACTGCTTACTGATCGTATCCACGCGTCGGGAAATCGGCTGGTTCCCCCTGTCGGCCCTGTCGACGGGTGTCGACGCCTTCCGAAGTCCCTTCCCGAAGTTCCCTCCGGGGCTCCTCTTCGAACACATCCCGGCACTACTCCTGCCAAGGATCGTAGAGGCGCTCCGAGACCAGTGTCCCGCACCTGACTGTGCACCCTGCCCTGCTCCTGGAGAGATGGCCTGGACCGGTACGAGGTTGATACGTGAACCGGTTAGGCCTGAGACGTGCGGTGCCGGCGGGGCCTGTGGCCGTGGAAAGGGATGTGATTCCACCCCGGACAGCGTGCTAATCTTCTGCATGTCGACAGGCGCTCACACCGCTCGGTGGGAGACCAAAGACACACCCAATGCGCGGGTGGCGGAATAGGCAGACGCGCTGGATTCAGGTTCCAGTGCCCGCAAGGGCGTGGGGGTTCAACTCCCCCCTCGCGCACCAGCGAAAAGGGCTCATCGTCAAGACGATGGGCCCTTTTCCATGTCTCCGGTGCGGGTTCGGGGGCGGGGTTGGCCGGGGTGCTGGTCGGAGTGTGTTCTGTCTCTCAGTTTTCCTCGGGCGGAGCTCAGGGGTGTCTGTGCAGGGGCAGATGGATCTCCAGCAGGGTGCCGGTGGGGGTGCCCGGGGTGATGCCGGTCCGGCCGCCGAGGTCCTCGACGCGGTCGGTGAGGGAGCGCAGGGCCCGCGCGGAATCGGCGGAGCCGGCGGAACCCGCCGCGGGACCTTGGCCGTCGTCGGTCACCTTCGCGTACACCCAGCGCCTGGTGATGCGCACGACAGTGTCCACGCGGCGCGCGCCCGAGCGGGCCAGGCGGTCGCGCAGGGCCTCGCGCAGGGCG
This portion of the Streptomyces mirabilis genome encodes:
- the pknB gene encoding Stk1 family PASTA domain-containing Ser/Thr kinase, which produces MEEPRRLGGRYELGQVLGRGGMAEVHLAHDTRLGRTVAVKTLRADLARDPSFQARFRREAQSAASLNHPAIVAVYDTGEDYIEGISIPYIVMEYVDGSTLRELLHSGRRLLPERSMEMTIGILQALEYSHRAGIVHRDIKPANVMLTRNGQVKVMDFGIARAMGDSGMTMTQTAAVIGTAQYLSPEQAKGEQVDARSDLYSTGCLLYELLTVRPPFVGDSPVAVAYQHVREEPQPPSVFDPEITPEMDAIVLKALVKDPDYRYQSADEMRQDIEACLDGQPVAATAAMGSVGYGGYPDDQATTALRSTDAQATSMLPPMNPDDGGYGYNSYDDRPDRRRQQKKSNTSTILLIVAGVLVLVGAILIGKWMFGGSGVSNNSVTVPNLVSQTQKDATQLATNAELKVSITKKPCENEKTGNVCDQDPKAGVKATKGDTINLVVSTGAPKVVVPGVTGQSLDDAKAKLTSSAYNFTIKTQTQVSTEDPNTVLDQDPKLGAEVQKGSTITLTIAKAAEKATVPDVTGKSCEEAKAAMTANNLVGNCTQIDVTDPNQADKVVSTVPAIGSPADKNSNVTIQIGKAQAQPFQMPQVTQMTLGQAKQVLAQNNLQLGNVAGSTDDNAIVLASDPQQGSQVTAGQKVNLVAANSGQNGGNNNGGGNGFVGGLTGG
- a CDS encoding peptidoglycan D,D-transpeptidase FtsI family protein → MNKPLRRIAIFCGLLVLALLIRDNYVQYVQADSLRTNANNRRVAIERYATPRGDIIVDGNPITGATKSTKNGINDFEYKRTYKDGPMWAPVTGYASQAFDASQLEKLDDGILTGNDDRLFFRNTLDMITGKKKQGGNVVTTLNAAAQKAAYEGLLSRGKGAVAAINPQTGAILALASTPSYDPSTFAGTSGSDEKAWNKLQKKNNPDEPMLNRALRETYPPGSTFKVVTAAAALENGLYKSADENTDSPLPYTLPNTTTELKNEGNIPCKNATMRVALKVSCNTVFGKIGADLGTDKMLAEAEKFGFNSEQLTPVRSNASVFPKSMDKPHTALSSIGQFETAATPLQMAMVASAVANNGTLMKPYMVDKLQAPNLDVISQTDPQKMSQPLSQSNAQILQSMMETVVKEGTGTKAQISGVTVGGKTGTAQHGVANSEKPYAWFISYAKLPDGSSPVAVAVVVEDGAANRGDITGGGLAAPIARSVMKAVIDSKK
- a CDS encoding FtsW/RodA/SpoVE family cell cycle protein, which encodes MSSSTNTPTHHTSTIGSIGTPSRRNTELALLVFAVLIPVFAYANVGLAIDEKVPAGLLSYGLGLGLIAGVAHLGVRKFAPYADPLLLPLATLLNGLGLVMIWRLDQSKLLQSLPNFVQAAPRQLMYTALGIGLFVAVLIFLKDHRVLQRYTYISMFGALILLLLPLVPGLGANIYGAKIWISIPGLGTLQPGEFAKIILAVFFAGYLMVKRDALALASRRFMGLYLPRGRDLGPILVVWFVSILILVFETDLGTSLLFFGMFVIMLYVATERTSWIVFGLLMSAAGAVGVASFEPHVQQRVQAWLDPMHEFTLSRQGVGGHTEQSMQALWAFGSGGTLGTGWGQGHSELIRFAANSDFILASFGEELGLAGIMAILVVYGLIVERGIRTALAARDPFGKLLAVGLSGGFALQVFVVAGGVMGLIPLTGMTMPFVAYGGSSVIANWALMGILIRISDTARRPAPAPAPSPDAEMTQVVRP
- a CDS encoding Stp1/IreP family PP2C-type Ser/Thr phosphatase, which encodes MYPEPTGEVRMSLSLRFAAGSHKGMIREGNEDSGYAGPRLLAIADGMGGQAAGEVASSEVISTIVALDDDVPGSDILTSLGTAVQRANDQLRMMVEEDPQLEGMGTTLTALLWTGQRLGLVHVGDSRAYLLRDGVLTQITQDHTWVQRLVDEGRITEEEATTHPQRSLLMRALGSGDHVEPDLSIREVRAGDRYLICSDGLSGVVSHQTMEDTLASYQGPQETVQNLIELALRGGGPDNITVIVADVLDIDSGDTLAVQLSDTPVVVGAVAENQHQHQLHDNGAMQTPAGRASSLGRPVPGQGGGGEFGPPGSGDTTGYVSTGGYGDYSDEDFVKPSAGRKWLKRSLYSALALAVIGGGLYGGYRWTQTQYYVGAQDQHVALYRGISQDLAWVSLSKVEKDHPEIELKYLPPYQQKQVKATITEGGLQDAQKKIGELATQASACKKDAERRAVDSQNSTKTGTGQAGGTTGTTTTTRTSKATSSPSATPNPSSSAPSSKPSTSAAATPTPGPSLSDEEQKLVSLCGKQ
- a CDS encoding FHA domain-containing protein FhaB/FipA; amino-acid sequence: MSELTLTVMRLGFLAVLWLFVIVAVQVIRSDLFGTRVTQRGSRRDASRPQQAARQATPPPQRQQAAPPSGGGGRQRRGAPTKLVVSEGTLTGTTVALQGQTITLGRAHDSTIVLDDDYASSRHARIYPDRDGQWIVEDLGSTNGTYLDRSRLTTPTPVPLGAPIRIGKTVIELRK
- a CDS encoding FhaA domain-containing protein, translating into MGVLKKFEQRLEGLVNGTFAKVFKSEVQPVEIAGALQRECDNNATIWNRDRTVVPNDFIVELSTPDFERLSPYSGQLGDELAGMVRDYAKQQRYTFMGPIKVHLEKADDLDTGLYRVRSRTLASSTDQQAPERAPAGPPPGRPGGYGYPAAAPSAGPTGAPPMPSAPPPGVRPGPTPMGSRPGAAPGPAAGGRMRHWIEINGARHQISRPTLVLGRSTEADVRIDDPGVSRRHCEIRTGTPSTIQDLGSTNGIVVDGQHTTRATLRDGSRIVVGSTTIIYRQAEG